A stretch of the Lolium perenne isolate Kyuss_39 chromosome 3, Kyuss_2.0, whole genome shotgun sequence genome encodes the following:
- the LOC127345213 gene encoding PHD finger protein At1g33420: MVVNGRPLKKARTRVEAFAGFPAARDGGAAGTFREAVRGFLARHARLLPLPSIFSPAAAAAPPHLLTWRVSLRVGEDGEDDGGGGGGCGVELNVVEEDVLRSRSVYCDQCRVVGWSGHPVCGKRYHFIIENDSIQMAGRRRTCCLRCGTPMAAADSRCLLCNFDMEGEELEECGYLHLDDSSHLLHAVVHANGYGHLLRVNGREGGSRLLTGRDIMSFWDRLCNVLHVRKVTVMDISKKHGMDYRLLHAITSGHPWYGEWGYKFGAGSFAHTSDTYQQAVDVLSGIHLALYFSHRNTIRTPLQNTIALYWALSDRQLVTVRDLFRFIMHLLHQARKDAEMSKPAMDGAVESKVLCMWNKEDVDRAEAAMLKILRAVETGRWVSWRALRGAASKAVDSQELLDYSLRGLRGKLMDDGHFIAVRCNAETSAIEYRLETYSNQAPVDTTVFGPSVEHLVHDLRFLYDALLNPETMLSSQPEVVAASSHNAAAKILDCKQFIKHYDESAPEALLNPNLLSVSCSIELLDHPKDYTAPPMELLILPESATLGQLKIQAAKVFQETYLMFHSFQAEQLPDFLNLSDTTPVKHVLGSSQLVRVRGRCTGDHRRIVQFRMERGLENWTVDCTCGAKDDDGERMMACDVCGVWQHTRCSGISDFEEVPDKFICRKCASPRKGKSRGGGGGSGGGRVDMGAAGRCKDEIGSVGGAGKFGRLATVG, translated from the exons ATGGTTGTGAACGGCCGGCCGCTCAAGAAGGCGAGGACACGGGTCGAGGCCTTTGCTGGGTTCCCGGCGGCCAGGGACGGCGGGGCGGCCGGCACGTTCCGGGAGGCGGTCAGGGGGTTCCTCGCCAGGCACGCGCGCCTGCTGCCGCTCCCCTCCATCTTCTcgccggcggccgccgccgccccgccgcACCTGCTCACGTGGAGGGTCTCGCTCAGGGTCGGCGAGGACGGGgaggacgacggcggcggcggcggtggatgcGGGGTCGAGCTCAACGTCGTGGAGGAGGATGTGCTCAGATCGCGATCTGTCTATTGTGATCAGTGCAGAGTCGTGG GATGGAGCGGGCACCCGGTGTGCGGGAAGCGGTACCATTTCATCATCGAGAACGACAGCATCCAGATGGCTGGCCGTCGGCGCACCTGCTGCCTCCGCTGCGGGACTCCCATGGCCGCTGCAGACTCAAG GTGCCTCTTGTGCAACTTCGACATGGAAGGCGAGGAGCTGGAAGAGTGCGGATACCTGCATCTGGATGATTCCTCACACTTGCTGCATGCAGTTGTGCATGCAAACGGCTATGGACATCTTCTCAGGGTAAATGGCCGTGAAGGAGGGTCAAGGCTTCTTACTGGCCGTGACATAATGAGCTTCTGGGATCGCCTCTGCAATGTGCTGCATGTGAG GAAGGTCACTGTCATGGACATATCCAAGAAGCATGGAATGGACTACAGGCTTCTGCATGCCATCACAAGTGGTCATCCATGGTACGGTGAATGGGGATATAAGTTTGGCGCCGGTAGCTTTGCACATACCTCAGACACATACCAACAGGCAGTTGATGTGCTCTCTGGCATACACCTGGCGCTGTACTTCTCACATCGCAACACCATCAGGACTCCATTACAGAACACGATTGCTCTGTATTGGGCCCTATCCGATCGACAGCTTGTGACTGTGAGGGACCTCTTCCGGTTCATAATGCACCTGCTTCATCAAGCCCGTAAGGATGCCGAGATGTCAAAACCAGCGATGGATGGAGCAGTTGAATCCAAGGTGCTCTGCATGTGGAACAAGGAAGATGTCGATCGAGCCGAAGCTGCAATGCTCAAGATTCTCCGTGCTGTCGAGACAGGACGCTGGGTGTCTTGGCGTGCACTTAGGGGAGCTGCATCCAAGGCTGTTGATTCACAGGAGCTGCTGGATTATTCCCTTCGAGGATTGCGAGGGAAACTGATGGATGATGGCCATTTCATTGCTGTCCGCTGCAATGCTGAGACTAGTGCAATTGAATACAG GCTGGAAACATACTCCAATCAGGCCCCAGTAGACACAACTGTGTTTGGGCCCTCTGTCGAGCATCTAGTACACGATCTTCGATTCCTCTATGATGCTCTGCTGAACCCAGAAACGATGCTGTCTTCACAGCCAGAGGTGGTGGCTGCATCATCACACAATGCAGCTGCAAAAATTCTggactgcaagcagttcatcaaACACTATGATGAGAGTGCTCCAGAAGCTCTTTTGAACCCAAACCTGCTTTCTGTGAGTTGCTCCATTGAACTGCTTGATCATCCAAAGGACTACACTGCACCACCGATGGAACTTCTAATTTTACCAGAAAGTGCTACCCTCGGTCAACTGAAAATCCAGGCTGCAAAGGTCTTTCAAGAAACGTACCTCATGTTCCATAGCTTCCAGGCTGAACAGCTCCCTGACTTCCTAAACTTAAGTGACACAACACCTGTGAAGCATGTGCTTGGCTCAAGCCAGCTTGTAAGGGTGAGAGGACGGTGCACTGGGGATCACCGGAGAATTGTGCAGTTCAGGATGGAGAGGGGTTTGGAGAACTGGACAGTGGACTGTACATGTGGTGCCAAGGATGATGATGGTGAGAGGATGATGGCATGTGATGTGTGTGGAGTCTGGCAGCACACCAGGTGCTCAGGAATCAGCGATTTTGAAGAAGTCCCCGATAAGTTCATCTGCAGGAAGTGTGCAAGTCCACGCAAAGGAAAGAgtcgcggtggtggaggtggcagtGGCGGCGGCAGAGTGGATATGGGTGCTGCTGGCAGGTGCAAGGATGAGATTGGATCTGTTGGCGGTGCAGGCAAATTTGGGCGCCTAGCAACCGTGGGGTGA